A genome region from Carya illinoinensis cultivar Pawnee chromosome 2, C.illinoinensisPawnee_v1, whole genome shotgun sequence includes the following:
- the LOC122301428 gene encoding AT-hook motif nuclear-localized protein 15-like, with translation MANRWWAGNVAMRGEPLSSTLSLDLRNPEDDNGGLNRLGRREQEFMDGNITNNNNNSNANTTPTNISTSNTAPQKQIIEEEDIRDHNEREAEDPNTGPHEESVDPGSSGRRPRGRPPGSKNKPKPPIVIAKESPNALRSHVLEISSGSDISECITSFANRRYRGVSVLSGSGIVTNVTIRQPAAPGGVISLHGRFEILSLSGAFLPAPSPPGASGLTVYLAGGQGQIVGGTVVGALVASGPVIVIAATFTNATFERLPLEDEQAAGEAMEVQQQSGVNSGTSGNSACQGLSETAAASMPMYNLPPNPLPNGQIPQDVFWGHPRPPPF, from the coding sequence ATGGCGAATCGCTGGTGGGCTGGAAATGTTGCGATGAGAGGGGAACCCTTGTCCTCGACCTTGTCGCTTGACCTGAGAAACCCAGAAGATGACAATGGTGGATTAAACCGGCTCGGAAGAAGAGAGCAAGAATTCATGGACGGCAACAtcaccaacaacaacaataacagcAATGCAAACACTACTCCAACCAATATCAGCACCAGCAACACTGCCCCACAGAAGCAAATTATCGAAGAAGAAGATATCCGAGATCACAATGAACGCGAGGCTGAGGACCCCAACACGGGACCTCATGAAGAAAGCGTTGATCCAGGTAGTAGTGGCCGCCGTCCCCGAGGTCGACCGCCGGGATCGAAGAACAAGCCGAAGCCTCCAATAGTCATTGCTAAAGAAAGTCCCAATGCCCTCAGAAGTCATGTGTTGGAAATCAGTAGTGGCAGCGATATTTCCGAGTGCATTACGTCGTTCGCGAATCGACGGTATCGAGGGGTCTCGGTTCTCAGTGGTAGTGGCATTGTTACCAACGTTACTATCAGGCAACCTGCTGCACCCGGCGGGGTGATCTCGCTGCATGGAAGATTTGAGATATTGTCCCTATCGGGTGCCTTCTTGCCAGCCCCATCGCCACCTGGGGCTTCTGGGCTAACCGTTTATTTAGCTGGCGGGCAGGGGCAGATTGTTGGTGGGACTGTGGTCGGCGCGCTGGTGGCGTCGGGCCCGGTTATTGTAATTGCTGCGACGTTTACGAATGCAACATTTGAGAGATTGCCACTAGAGGATGAGCAGGCTGCTGGGGAGGCAATGGAAGTGCAGCAACAATCAGGGGTCAATTCGGGTACTTCCGGAAATTCAGCATGTCAAGGTTTGAGTGAAACAGCAGCGGCTTCAATGCCTATGTACAATCTACCTCCGAATCCACTACCGAATGGTCAGATACCCCAGGATGTTTTTTGGGGTCATCCTCGTCCTCCTCctttctga
- the LOC122301430 gene encoding thylakoid lumenal 15 kDa protein 1, chloroplastic, whose product MALLNVSFACSPHVSNPHPRYSCSLSLCTTLQVPKKPRTAPRNLILLSLGESASKASLLALLSASLFLADPALAFKGGGPYGQEVTRGQDLTGKDFSGKTLISQDFKTSILRQANFKGSKLLGASFFDADLTGADLSDADLRGVDFSLANVTKANLSNANLEGALATGNTSFKGSKITGADFTDVPLREDQREYLCKVADGVNPTTGNATRDTLLCN is encoded by the exons ATGGCGCTTCTCAACGTCTCCTTCGCCTGTAGCCCTCACGTCTCAAATCCACACCCTCGTTATTCttgctctctctccctctgtaCTACGCTCCAG GTGCCGAAGAAGCCACGGACAGCTCCTCGGAATCTGATTCTGTTGTCGTTGGGCGAATCTGCGTCCAAGGCAAGCTTGCTGGCTCTCCTCTCCGCTTCTCTCTTCTTGGCCGATCCCGCACTCGCATTCAAGGGAGGAGGTCCGTACGGTCAAGAGGTGACGAGGGGACAAGATCTGACTGGCAAGGACTTTAGCGGCAAGACTTTGATCAGCCAGGACTTCAAGACG tctatACTGAGGCAGGCAAATTTTAAAGGCTCAAAGTTACTTGGTGCGAGCTTCTTCGATGCCGATTTAACAG GGGCTGATCTTTCGGACGCTGATCTCAGAGGGGTAGATTTTTCCTTGGCAAATGTGACTAAG GCCAACCTGAGCAATGCTAACTTGGAAGGTGCTCTGGCTACGGGAAATACATCTTTCAAGGGATCAAAAATAACAGGGGCTG ATTTCACGGATGTTCCATTGAGAGAAGATCAACGAGAATACCTATGCAAAGTTGCAGACGG GGTGAATCCAACAACTGGAAACGCAACGCGTGATACACTGCTatgcaattaa